In a genomic window of Flavobacterium lipolyticum:
- the rplB gene encoding 50S ribosomal protein L2, with the protein MSVRKLKPITPGQRFRVVNGYDAITTDKPERSLIAPIKNSGGRNSQGKMTMRYTGGGHKQRYRIIDFKRTKVGIPATVKSIEYDPNRTAFIALLAYADGEKTYIIAQNGLKVGQKLVSGPESQPEIGNTLPLSRIPLGTVISCIELRPGQGAVIARSAGTFAQLMARDGKYATIKMPSGETRLILLTCSATIGAVSNSDHQLVVSGKAGRTRWLGRRPRTRPVAMNPVDHPMGGGEGRSSGGHPRSRNGLPAKGYRTRSKKNPSNKYIVERRKK; encoded by the coding sequence ATGTCAGTAAGAAAATTAAAACCTATTACCCCAGGTCAGCGATTTAGAGTTGTGAATGGTTATGACGCCATTACAACTGATAAGCCGGAACGCTCTTTGATAGCGCCGATAAAAAACTCTGGAGGTAGAAATAGTCAAGGAAAGATGACCATGCGTTATACGGGTGGTGGTCACAAGCAGAGATATCGTATTATTGATTTCAAAAGAACTAAAGTTGGAATTCCAGCTACTGTGAAATCAATCGAATACGATCCAAATCGTACTGCATTTATCGCTTTATTAGCTTATGCTGATGGAGAGAAAACTTATATTATCGCTCAAAACGGATTGAAAGTTGGTCAGAAATTAGTTTCTGGTCCAGAATCTCAACCAGAGATTGGTAATACATTGCCTTTAAGCAGAATTCCTCTTGGAACTGTTATATCTTGTATTGAGTTACGTCCAGGACAAGGAGCAGTTATTGCTCGTTCAGCTGGAACTTTTGCTCAGTTAATGGCAAGAGACGGAAAATACGCTACAATTAAAATGCCATCAGGAGAGACAAGATTAATCTTGTTAACATGTTCGGCTACAATTGGAGCTGTTTCTAATTCTGATCACCAATTAGTTGTATCTGGAAAAGCAGGTAGAACAAGATGGTTAGGAAGAAGACCTAGAACTAGACCAGTAGCGATGAACCCAGTTGATCACCCTATGGGAGGTGGTGAAGGACGTTCTTCTGGAGGGCACCCACGTTCAAGAAACGGATTGCCAGCTAAAGGTTACAGAACTCGTTCTAAGAAAAACCCGAGTAACAAGTATATCGTAGAACGTAGAAAGAAATAA
- the rpsS gene encoding 30S ribosomal protein S19: MARSLKKGPFVHYKLDKKVQENIESGKNGVVKTWSRASMITPDFVGQTIAVHNGRQFVPVYVTENMVGHKLGEFSPTRSFRGHAGAKNKGKK; encoded by the coding sequence ATGGCACGTTCATTAAAAAAAGGACCTTTCGTTCATTATAAGTTAGACAAGAAAGTTCAGGAAAACATTGAAAGCGGAAAAAATGGAGTAGTAAAGACTTGGTCTAGAGCTTCCATGATTACTCCAGACTTTGTTGGACAAACTATCGCAGTTCATAACGGTCGTCAATTTGTACCGGTTTACGTAACAGAAAACATGGTAGGTCACAAATTAGGAGAGTTTTCACCAACTAGATCTTTTAGAGGTCATGCTGGAGCAAAAAATAAAGGTAAAAAATAA
- the rplV gene encoding 50S ribosomal protein L22 — MGVRKRETADARKEANKSIAFAKLNNCPTSPRKMRLVADLVRGQKVERALNILRFSSKEASRKLEKLLLSAINNWEQKNSEGNLEEAGLFVKEIRVDGGMMLKRLRPAPQGRAHRIRKRSNHVTIVLGAINNTQSNS; from the coding sequence ATGGGAGTTCGTAAAAGAGAAACAGCAGATGCGAGAAAAGAGGCTAATAAGTCTATTGCTTTCGCAAAATTGAATAACTGCCCTACTTCACCTAGAAAAATGCGCTTAGTAGCGGACTTGGTAAGAGGTCAGAAGGTAGAAAGAGCACTTAACATCTTAAGATTCAGTTCTAAAGAAGCTTCAAGAAAATTAGAGAAACTATTATTATCTGCAATCAACAACTGGGAGCAAAAAAATAGTGAAGGTAATTTAGAAGAAGCTGGATTATTTGTTAAAGAGATCAGAGTAGATGGTGGAATGATGTTGAAAAGACTTCGTCCAGCTCCACAAGGTCGTGCACACAGAATAAGAAAACGTTCTAACCACGTTACAATCGTGCTTGGAGCTATCAATAACACACAAAGCAATTCTTAA
- the rpsC gene encoding 30S ribosomal protein S3: protein MGQKTNPIGNRLGIIRGWDSNWYGGNDYGDKLAEDHKIRKYIHARLSKASVSKVIIERTLKLVTVTITTARPGIIIGKGGQEVDKLKEELKKVTDKEVQINIFEIKRPELDAYLVATSIARQIESRISYRRAIKMAIAASMRMNAEGIKVLISGRLNGAEMARSEGFKEGRIPLSTFRADIDYALAEAHTTYGRMGIKVWIMKGEVYGKRDLSPLAGMDKKQSGTGGGKGGDSPRGDRKPFNKGGKPDARKRK, encoded by the coding sequence ATGGGACAAAAGACAAATCCAATTGGAAATAGACTTGGTATCATCAGAGGGTGGGACTCAAACTGGTATGGTGGAAATGACTACGGTGATAAACTTGCCGAAGATCACAAAATCAGAAAGTATATCCACGCTCGTTTATCAAAAGCTAGTGTATCTAAAGTAATCATCGAGAGAACTTTGAAACTTGTAACCGTTACTATCACTACTGCTAGACCTGGTATCATTATCGGAAAAGGTGGACAAGAGGTAGACAAGTTAAAAGAAGAACTTAAGAAAGTTACTGACAAAGAGGTTCAAATCAACATCTTTGAAATTAAAAGACCTGAGTTAGATGCTTATCTTGTGGCGACAAGCATCGCTCGTCAAATCGAAAGCCGTATTTCTTACAGACGTGCAATCAAAATGGCTATTGCTGCTTCTATGCGTATGAACGCTGAAGGTATCAAAGTTTTGATTTCTGGTCGTTTGAATGGTGCTGAGATGGCGCGTTCAGAAGGTTTCAAAGAAGGTAGAATTCCTCTATCAACTTTCAGAGCTGATATTGACTATGCTTTGGCTGAAGCTCACACTACTTACGGTAGAATGGGTATCAAAGTATGGATCATGAAAGGTGAAGTTTATGGAAAGAGAGATCTTTCTCCACTTGCAGGAATGGATAAAAAACAATCTGGAACTGGTGGTGGTAAAGGTGGCGATTCTCCAAGAGGAGACAGAAAGCCTTTTAATAAAGGTGGAAAACCAGACGCTCGTAAAAGAAAGTAA
- the rplW gene encoding 50S ribosomal protein L23, translating into MSIIIRPIVTEKVTKESEVLNRFGFVVDKKANKVQIKKAVEAAYGVTIVSVNTMNVRPDRTTKYTKSGLISGKTNAIKKAIVQVQEGETIDFYNNI; encoded by the coding sequence ATGAGTATCATAATTAGACCTATAGTAACGGAAAAAGTAACCAAAGAAAGTGAAGTTTTAAACCGCTTCGGATTCGTTGTTGACAAAAAAGCAAACAAAGTTCAAATTAAGAAAGCTGTTGAAGCTGCTTATGGAGTAACTATCGTTTCAGTTAACACGATGAACGTAAGACCGGATAGAACTACAAAATACACTAAAAGTGGTTTAATCAGTGGAAAGACAAATGCTATTAAAAAAGCAATTGTACAAGTACAAGAAGGAGAAACAATTGATTTTTACAACAATATCTAA